One Frankia alni ACN14a DNA window includes the following coding sequences:
- the drmD gene encoding DISARM system SNF2-like helicase DrmD yields MLGSTTERAWSRDGAISAGAELPGIGALVEVRGQKWVVAETDAQAAPDAQTAPDGAGARHGSGPAVPSSLVTLQSVEDGRYGQTIEVIWEVEPGRRILPSGSLPEVTGGGFDSPERLAAFLDAIRWSAVTSADARRLQAPFRSGVAVEDYQLEPVARALEAPRVNLLLADDVGLGKTIEAGLVAEELLLRHRARRIMIVCPAGLTLKWRDEMAEKFGREFTIIDAERCAAVRRSHGSAANPFEVYPLTIVSLPWLRGPKAQRLLDEVLPGDGQPTYPRTFDLLILDEAHHVAPAAPKQVYAVDSQQTKLIRRLAPHFTHRLFLSATPHNGYLASFTALLEILDDQRFARGVAPDRKAVEEVVVRRLKGGIENADGTPRFQLRRSIDMPVVYPDSEREIHGLLKEFSALRRVRLNTERGRKATDLVTLLLKKRLFSSPAAFAHTVVVYRETLVARQGRPGRAGSAGGSQVSGGLGGFDDDLDEVPEWLEDYFDDVATLDDTQLAEAEDDALDRVRLMQPDPTESEIALLERMQRWGDAHEAEPDAKARALLDYLAAVCRPDGKLWLNERVVVFTEYRDTQIWLAGLLRQEGLGGERLGLLHGGLPTDEREQLRLAFQADPSEHPVRILLATDAASEGIDLQNHCHRLVNYDIPFNPNKLEQRIGRIDRYGQRQSPEIRHFVGSGWTGAVDSYEADLEFLSRVVKKVAQMKADLGSVNAVLSDRVQRRMLGERVADPADLDVTINAAAAKDEAVPVAENVREQVRRLRATLDDTVRDLGITPRAVQRVVSTALDLARQQRLTPHVDERGDLFGDHLPGYFPGAPDSDPGDGMFDVPTLTGSWARASAGLTEKLHRDGAPPRQLPITFDAAVARGRDDVVLAHLGHRLVDMSTRLLRGAVSNADVGLHRVTAVQTDDPRCEEVLVGAFSRFVLVGADGVRLHEEVLQAGGWLPAAGRFRRLENLTVLGEIVSSALAAGRPVTKETQERLAERWPAAREGVLSALNWRTRTRQESLTRILAQRQSAEETRITAILDQFAGTLKAALDSPENEEGVLFSLEQLTRSREELAQFRKDRQSWEERLHRLEREKQRELDVIAGRYRDPQQHQFPVAVVLVVPAREAGR; encoded by the coding sequence ATGCTGGGTTCGACTACGGAGCGTGCGTGGTCTCGTGACGGCGCAATCTCGGCGGGGGCGGAGTTGCCCGGCATCGGGGCGCTGGTCGAGGTGCGTGGACAGAAATGGGTGGTCGCGGAGACCGACGCCCAGGCCGCGCCGGACGCCCAGACCGCGCCGGATGGTGCGGGAGCACGGCACGGCTCGGGGCCGGCTGTGCCGAGTTCCCTCGTCACCCTGCAGAGCGTCGAGGACGGTCGGTACGGGCAGACGATCGAGGTGATCTGGGAGGTCGAACCGGGCCGGCGCATCCTGCCCAGCGGCTCCCTGCCCGAGGTGACCGGGGGCGGCTTCGACTCGCCGGAACGGCTCGCGGCGTTCCTCGACGCCATTCGCTGGTCGGCGGTGACCTCGGCGGACGCCCGTCGGCTCCAGGCTCCGTTCCGCTCGGGGGTGGCGGTCGAGGACTATCAGCTCGAGCCGGTGGCCCGGGCCCTCGAGGCGCCGCGGGTGAACCTGCTGCTCGCCGACGACGTCGGCCTGGGTAAGACGATCGAGGCGGGGTTGGTCGCCGAGGAGCTGCTGCTGCGTCATCGGGCCCGGCGGATCATGATTGTCTGTCCGGCCGGGTTGACCCTGAAGTGGCGCGACGAGATGGCGGAGAAGTTCGGCCGCGAGTTCACCATCATCGACGCGGAGCGGTGTGCCGCGGTCCGCCGCTCGCATGGCAGCGCGGCGAATCCGTTCGAGGTCTATCCGCTCACGATCGTCAGCCTGCCGTGGCTGCGCGGCCCGAAGGCGCAGCGGCTGCTCGACGAGGTGCTGCCCGGCGACGGCCAGCCGACTTATCCGCGCACGTTCGATCTGCTCATCCTCGACGAGGCGCATCACGTCGCCCCGGCCGCGCCGAAACAAGTCTACGCGGTCGACTCCCAGCAGACGAAGCTGATCCGAAGGCTCGCCCCGCATTTCACCCACCGGCTGTTCCTGTCCGCCACCCCGCACAATGGCTACCTGGCGTCGTTCACCGCCCTGCTGGAGATCCTCGACGACCAGCGGTTCGCCCGCGGGGTGGCACCGGACCGCAAGGCGGTCGAGGAGGTGGTCGTCCGCCGGCTGAAGGGTGGCATCGAGAACGCGGACGGCACGCCGCGGTTCCAGCTGCGCCGCTCCATCGACATGCCGGTGGTCTATCCGGACAGCGAGCGGGAGATCCACGGCCTGCTCAAGGAGTTCTCCGCGCTGCGCCGGGTCCGGCTGAACACCGAGCGCGGCCGGAAGGCGACCGACCTGGTGACGTTGCTGCTGAAGAAGCGGCTGTTCTCCTCCCCGGCCGCGTTCGCACACACCGTCGTCGTCTACCGGGAGACCCTCGTGGCACGGCAGGGACGGCCGGGCCGGGCGGGTTCCGCCGGCGGTTCGCAGGTCTCCGGCGGCCTCGGCGGGTTCGACGACGACCTCGACGAGGTGCCGGAGTGGTTGGAGGACTACTTCGACGATGTCGCGACCCTCGACGACACCCAGCTCGCCGAGGCCGAGGACGACGCGCTGGACCGGGTTCGCCTGATGCAGCCGGACCCCACCGAGTCCGAGATCGCGCTGCTGGAACGGATGCAGCGCTGGGGGGACGCCCACGAGGCCGAGCCGGACGCGAAGGCCCGCGCACTGCTCGACTATCTGGCGGCGGTCTGCCGGCCGGACGGGAAGCTCTGGCTGAACGAGCGGGTCGTCGTCTTCACCGAGTACCGCGACACTCAGATCTGGCTCGCCGGCCTGCTGCGCCAGGAGGGGCTCGGCGGCGAGCGGCTGGGCCTGCTGCACGGCGGCCTGCCCACCGATGAGCGCGAGCAGCTCCGGCTGGCCTTCCAGGCCGACCCGAGCGAGCACCCGGTGCGGATCCTGCTCGCCACCGACGCGGCCAGTGAGGGCATCGACCTGCAGAACCACTGCCACCGGCTGGTGAACTACGACATCCCGTTCAACCCGAACAAGCTGGAGCAGCGGATCGGCCGGATCGACCGGTACGGCCAGCGGCAGTCCCCGGAGATTCGCCACTTCGTGGGCTCCGGGTGGACCGGCGCGGTCGACTCCTACGAGGCCGACCTGGAGTTCCTTTCTCGGGTGGTGAAGAAGGTCGCGCAGATGAAGGCCGACCTCGGGTCCGTGAACGCGGTGCTCTCCGATCGGGTGCAGCGCCGGATGCTCGGCGAACGGGTCGCCGACCCGGCCGACCTCGACGTCACGATCAACGCGGCGGCCGCGAAGGACGAGGCTGTCCCGGTCGCCGAGAACGTGCGGGAGCAGGTGCGCCGACTGCGCGCCACCCTGGACGACACGGTTCGCGATCTCGGCATCACCCCACGGGCTGTGCAGCGGGTGGTGAGCACGGCGCTGGACCTCGCCCGCCAGCAGCGGCTGACGCCGCATGTCGACGAGCGCGGCGACCTGTTCGGCGATCACCTCCCTGGTTACTTCCCGGGTGCGCCGGACAGCGATCCGGGCGACGGGATGTTCGACGTGCCGACGCTGACCGGCTCCTGGGCACGCGCCTCGGCCGGGCTGACCGAGAAGCTGCACCGCGACGGCGCCCCGCCGCGCCAGCTGCCCATCACGTTCGACGCGGCGGTGGCGCGGGGCCGCGACGATGTCGTACTCGCCCACCTGGGCCACCGGCTGGTGGACATGTCCACGCGGCTGCTGCGCGGCGCCGTCTCCAACGCCGACGTCGGCCTGCACCGGGTGACCGCCGTGCAGACCGACGATCCACGCTGCGAGGAGGTGCTCGTCGGTGCGTTCTCCCGGTTCGTGCTGGTCGGCGCGGACGGGGTGCGGCTGCACGAGGAGGTGTTGCAGGCCGGCGGCTGGCTGCCGGCGGCGGGCCGGTTCCGCCGACTGGAGAACCTCACCGTCCTCGGGGAGATCGTCTCCTCGGCGCTCGCCGCCGGCCGTCCCGTCACGAAGGAGACCCAGGAGCGGCTCGCCGAGCGCTGGCCGGCGGCGCGCGAGGGCGTGCTCTCCGCCCTGAACTGGCGGACGAGGACGCGCCAGGAGTCGCTGACCCGCATCCTGGCCCAGCGCCAGAGCGCCGAGGAGACCCGGATCACCGCGATCCTGGACCAGTTCGCGGGCACGCTCAAGGCGGCGCTCGACAGTCCCGAGAACGAGGAGGGCGTCCTGTTCAGCCTGGAGCAGCTCACCAGGAGCCGGGAGGAGCTGGCCCAGTTCCGCAAGGACCGGCAGTCCTGGGAGGAACGCCTGCACCGGCTGGAACGGGAGAAGCAACGGGAGCTTGATGTGATCGCCGGCCGCTACCGTGACCCGCAGCAGCACCAGTTCCCGGTCGCGGTGGTCCTGGTTGTGCCGGCCCGGGAGGCAGGACGATGA